Proteins encoded together in one Equus asinus isolate D_3611 breed Donkey chromosome 12, EquAss-T2T_v2, whole genome shotgun sequence window:
- the LOC106841925 gene encoding transmembrane protein 276 isoform X5 produces the protein MALKPWSEWSTALSHLALGVVSLHAAVSTAQASRGAAAGFLLQALATATMLAPGLGTDEDYLAGAWVATVIGLPLLAFDFHWVNGDRSSANLLLGGGMVLALAGDHLGDEGRSVAGQAVVLVVAVTILIVAVFTTNTYGMWGGAMLGAAGLLSRLEEDRLLLLPKEDVCRGALAAGSWAYHRALHTQRLQWE, from the exons ATGGCCCTTAAGCCTTGGAGTGAGTGGAGCACGGCCCTGTCCCACCTGGCGCTAGGAGTGGTGTCTCTGCATGCAGCCGTGAGTACTGCTCAG GCAAGTCGAGGGGCTGCTGCTGGCTTCCTGCTCCAGGCCTTGGCCACCgccaccatgctggccccagggctgggcacagatGAAGACTATCTTGCTGGAGCCTGGGTAGCCACTGTCATTGGTCTGCCCCTTCTTGCCTTCGACTTCCACTGGGTGAATGGGGACCGCTCCTCCGCCAACCTGCTCCTGGGAGGGGGCATGGTGCTGGCACTGGCTGGGGACCACCTTGGTGACGAGGGCCGCTCTGTGGCTGGTCAGGCGGTGGTGCTAGTGGTCGCAGTGACCATCCTCATTGTGGCTGTTTTCACGACCAACACTTATGGAATGTGGGGGGGCGCCATGCTGGGTGCTGCAGGCCTCCTGAGTCGGCTGGAGGAGGACagactgctgctgctgccaaaGGAGGACGTCTGTCGAGGGGCCCTGGCCGCGGGGAGTTGGGCCTACCACCGGGCCCTGCACACACAGCGCCTGCAGTGGGAGTGA